Part of the Lotus japonicus ecotype B-129 chromosome 6, LjGifu_v1.2 genome, CGAAAACGACACTTCTACTACCTGCCTGATTCTCTGTCCATAAAGTATGTTTTTCCTGGCACGAGAGGAACTTGGTTTCTTCATGTGGAAGTGCGGCCTTTAAAGGATGTGCCAATTTCTCTTTTACCCCATGATGCGGCTATTGATTCAAAACATAGGGATTTAGTAACCAACAGTTGTGAAAATAAAGCAAGCTGCAAAAATGAGGAAAAGAGAGTGGAAGAATTCCACCGCCGTGGACATCTATCGGAAGAGCATGAAACTACTGATCATGTCTTAAAGGAGCAGAAGGAAAAGGGAAACTCTCATGAAAATTGCATGCAGAATGCAGCCAGTGAACTGCCAGAAAGATGCTCCTGCAGGTTTGGAGACATGCCTATTTGCGCAACTAAGAAGAGCCAGTGTGTGATGCCAGAGAATAAAGGTGAAAAGTTGGATGAAATGCAGGCCAACTCAATGCAAGGTAGTCTCAGTAAGATGTCAACACAAGTGATATCAGTCACCGGTAtaatcaataaatatttttcaagtTTCAATGTTTTTGACAATGTAAGCTGCTCTTCAGACTCAGATGTTACATCTAGAGCTGTTCGTAGTGAGATTGAAGTTCAATCAAACACCACAGCACAAAGTTGCTTAAAGAGACAAATTGATTCGCTTCCACAGTTCACCCCCAAAACACCTCCACACGTCTTGCATGCTCCATCACACGTTGAATTGGTTTCCAAAAATGTAAGGGGCGGAAATAGAAGATCCAAAGTTGGGAAAAGTCTTCTTGTGGATAGAAGATCCAAAGTTGGTAAACGTCTTCTTGTGGCTTCACAGAGTCTTGTGGTTTCAACTGCTAAGCATAGTCCCACACTTTCTTTCTGTAGATTTAAAGATAAAAAACTGCTAAAGAAGAAATCTCAAAAGGGTTCAGTATTTTCTATCAGTGAGAGTGACGATTGACATTATAGTAGACTGTCAAAAGGCTGTAAATATGATGTTATTTTGTATGTGATCTATTTATTTGTGGGCAAAATGTTGTAATTTGAACTTGTGGATcacgagaaaaaaaaaaacagattgcGGTTAACATGTTGTATTGAACTTGTTACAATGATGACAGTCTCAGAGATAATGTTATTGATTCTCAAAGTCGTTGGGCAAAAAAATGAGCAAGGAGTGAATTGTAAAGTTTCAGATTTTATGGGTGTTAGCCAATCCTTTATGGAACTGGGGTGAAATTATAGTTATTGAAGCTAGCAGAGTGCAAACTGATAGAGAATGAAACTGATTTCATTGAATTGTAAGTCAATGTACAACAGGGTAAAATTATAGTTATTGAAGCTAGCAGTAGCATAGAGTGCAAACTGAAGAGAATGAAATTGATTTCTTTGAATTGTAAATCATGTACAACAAGGTTTATATACACATGTGCTAGAACTAACAAAACTAACAGTAACTACTTTAACTGAACATGTGAATCAGTTGTTCCAAATTCAACTTTGATCAAGCCAGCAGTCACTTTCTCCGAAACAAAGTGACAGTCCAATTCTATATGCTTTGTTATCTCATGGAATGTAGGATTGATAGCTATATGAATCGCAAATTGATTATCACAGTATACAACTGTGTGACAGtccaattttataaataaatattggcTCCCTAATGCAGAATTCCACATAGAGGAGGTTGAAACTATCAAACTAAAAGTTACACAGCAAGCAACCACTGAAACACCAGAGAGTCACAACAAGTAAAATTCACAATCAATGTTGAAAAAAAGAGTAACATTGAATCACAAGCAAATCACTTGAAAGTTGGTATTAGAATATTCCTTAACTTAAGTTGCTGAAAATAACATAATAGTAACATAATTAACACATTCCCTGAACTTAAGTAACATACTAATTATTATGTTTCCCAATAGCGTTTCTTTGGTGATGGGTAAAATTCATCCCTGGTATAATCAGCGTGATAGGAGGTGCCGAAGGGGCAATTTCCATTTGCCTCATAATGCTCCCTGTTGCGGCGTGTGGCATATTCAAGCGATCTCCGGAAGATACCGAACCTGTAGAGTTTCTCTTGTTCGGAAGGGTATTTTTTGTCATATTGCTTGCACCAGCTCTCGAACAGTTCTCTGGCTTCCGCTTCAGAATGCTGGTAGTCCTCGAAACTACTGGGGTTTGGATCCTTAAAATCGATATTGATGGAACTGAACTTGGAAGGAGCGAAGGACCCTGATGCCCGAGTGAAGTAGAAAGAGGAACCACGATTCACATGGCGCCGGAGTGCAAGGGTGGCTGTGGCGGCGGCATAGAGGGTTTGCATTTTTGTGATCTGAAACGTCCTAGGTTTTCTTCAAAATACTGTTCCTTTGTTCCTTCTAAATTAGGCCCAATATTAATAAGCCCAAATCTGAAGCATGCATGCATGCATGAATCTGCTGGCTGCTAGTAGCGGCAATAAAGCCACCGCGCGCTCCCTCTCGATTCCAATCTCCCTTGCCTTTGAATGCTTGTTTTCTAGCTCCATTGGTGATTTTGGATAAGGAATAGGGGGGCATAATTGAAGAAGGTTCATGTTTGATCAAAGCCCTTCAAAGAATAAGGACGCACTCTTATATCTTACGGTTTCAAACAATTTTGGTAGCCAATTTGTAGTTTCCTCTACTCCAGCTAATTCTCAGCTAACTCCCAGCAAATTGACAGCTATTGCGCAGCTAAATTTGCAGCTCAATGCGTAGCTACTTCGCCTATGTGAGAGCAAATTTTCATAGTTAATTGAATCCAAGCAATCTTCTAGCTCAAAATTTTCACAGTCAATTCCTAGCTAGTTTCGCAGCTAATTTAGAGCTAATACGAAGCTATTTCAGAGTGAACTGACAGCTTTATGTAGCCAGTTACAATACTGTTTAATTTAGTGTCTTGTTCTTACCTCCAACACCCACAGAGCCACTGAAGGGAATGGTTGGAACTTGTTGAGAGGGGGCAGAGAGAGGAAATGGTGATGGGAGAATTTGTgaggaaaaagatgaagaagatcaGTTGAGTCGAGTGTGTGCTTTAATCAGAAATGGCACGGCTAAATCCCCGACCCATTGACCACTGGAAGAGTGGCCGACGTGAAGTAATAAGCGATGGAAGACGAAGAGTCGGCGAGCCCGTTGATGAATTACACACATGACACAGCGAAATCAGCTGAAAATTTGTGTAAAAGTAGAAACCCTTTGCAAAATTGGTAGCTTCCAACTTCAAGATAAAACCTGTGCTTAGTCAATTCGCTGTAACCTTAATTTGTTGTTGCTGTGTCAACTAGACAACTTGCTAGTCTTTTCTATGTTAATTTACTATGGCAGTTTTCAGTTGCTATGTCAATTTACTGTAACATAGTCTTTGCTCTCAGTTGCTGCATGCTATGTCTGAGCACAAGTTTTATCTTTGCTCTCAGTAATCTCTGCTACATCAGTTTGTTGGTGTTATAAATAGCTTTTCTGATTTTTAATCTTTTCTTTCAAGTTGATGCTATGTCAATTTGCTGTATGCTCTAATGATTGGTGGTATAAGTAGTTTTTTCTGATAATGTATGGTTGTTAAATATACATAAAGCCCTGATAAGATCCAAGGATCGATGTTGATTTACTTGATGAACATTTCCTGGCCTGATACCACGTGACTATCTGCCTATCCGATGCCTTTAACTCAAACGGAACCAAAAGAAAATCTCTGTCAAGAGGAAGGAATAGCTGCTGGAATTTGGA contains:
- the LOC130726810 gene encoding uncharacterized protein LOC130726810, whose product is MAAEVAVFADTNLGTRIAFNAPRNITAGALKRDFEKVHFTCLPEIGEIQVNGLTVKRKRHFYYLPDSLSIKYVFPGTRGTWFLHVEVRPLKDVPISLLPHDAAIDSKHRDLVTNSCENKASCKNEEKRVEEFHRRGHLSEEHETTDHVLKEQKEKGNSHENCMQNAASELPERCSCRFGDMPICATKKSQCVMPENKGEKLDEMQANSMQGSLSKMSTQVISVTGIINKYFSSFNVFDNVSCSSDSDVTSRAVRSEIEVQSNTTAQSCLKRQIDSLPQFTPKTPPHVLHAPSHVELVSKNVRGGNRRSKVGKSLLVDRRSKVGKRLLVASQSLVVSTAKHSPTLSFCRFKDKKLLKKKSQKGSVFSISESDD